In a genomic window of Corvus moneduloides isolate bCorMon1 chromosome 17, bCorMon1.pri, whole genome shotgun sequence:
- the GMEB2 gene encoding glucocorticoid modulatory element-binding protein 2: MATPDVSVHMEEVVVVTTPDGAVDGGGMEEVKTVLVTTNLSQHGGDINEDTLETENAAAAAAAAFTASTDLKEAVLVKMAEDEDSLEAEIVYPITCGDSKANLIWRKFVCPGINVKCVQFHDHLISPKEFVHLAGKSTLKDWKRAIRMNGIMLRKIMDSGELDFYQHTKVCSNTCRSTKIDLTGARVSLTSQTSTEYIPLTPASADVNGSPATITIETCEDVSDWSTSIGEDTFAFWQGLKDSGLLEEVIHEFHQELVETMKGLQQRAQDPPLQLGDAVLLNNVVQNFGMLDLVKKVLASHKCQMDRSREQYTRDLAALEQQCDEHRKRAKELKHKSQHLNNVLMTLTPVSVPTPLKRPRLTRATSGPAAITSQVLSQPAQLAVTPGVPVSQIANLPLGKVVSALPPSVMGKTPAQPPAASSPASPLLGGYTVLASAGSTFPGTVEIHPDASNLTVLSTAAVQDGSTVVKVVSPFQLLTLPGLGTTIQNVTQIAPSGSTVVTVPSGATEAAGDEHAAAAIEVTAVADEAEQK; the protein is encoded by the exons ATGGCGACGCCGGACGTCAGTGTCCACatggaggaggtggtggtggtgaccACGCCGGACGGCGCGGTGGATGGCGGCGGCATGGAGGAGGTGAAGACTGTGCTGGTCACCACCAACCTGTCCCAGCACGG CGGTGACATCAACGAAGACACTCTGGAGactgaaaatgcagctgctgcagctgctgccgcCTTCACAGCCTCCACAGACCTGAAGGAAGCGGTTCTAG TGAAGATGGCTGAAGATGAGGACAGTTTGGAGGCAGAGATTGTCTACCCCATCACCTGCGGGGACAGCAAAGCCAACCTCATCTGGAGGAAGTTTGTGTGCCCTGGGATCAATGTGAAGTGTGTGCAG TTTCATGATCACCTAATCAGCCCCAAGGAGTTTGTCCACCTGGCAGGCAAGTCGACCTTGAAGGATTGGAAGCGGGCGATCCGGATGAACGGGATCATGCTCCG GAAAATCATGGACTCAGGAGAGCTGGATTTCTACCAGCACACAAAGGTCTGTTCCAACACCTGCCGGAGCACCAAAATTGACCTGACTGGAGCCAGGGTGTCCCTGACCAGCCAGACATCGACAGAGTACATCCCTCTGACTCCCGCCTCTGCCGATG TGAACGGATCCCCAGCTACAATAACCATAGAAACATGTGAGGATGTCAGCGATTGGAGCACCAGCATTGGAG agGACACCTTTGCTTTCTGGCAAGGTCTGAAGGACAGTGGTCTCCTGGAAGAAGTGATCCATGAGTTCCATCAGGAGCTGGTGGAGACCATGAAGGGCTTGCAGCAGCGAGCACAGGATCCCCCGCTGCAGCTCGGGG ATGCTGTTTTACTCAACAACGTAGTCCAGAACTTTGGGATGCTGGATCTTGTCAAGAAGGTCCTGGCCAGCCACAAGTGCCAGATGGATCGCTCGAGGGAGCAGTACACACGGGATTTGGCAG ctctggagcagcagtgtgATGAGCACCGCAAGCGAGCGAAGGAGCTGAAGCACAAATCGCAGCATCTCAACAACGTCCTGATGACCCTCACACCTGTCTCCGTTCCTACCCCTCTGAAACGCCCCAGGCTGACCAGGGCCACCTCCGGACCAGCTGCCATCACCTCCCAAGTCCTGTCCCAGCCGGCGCAGCTCGCTGTCACCCCCGGCGTGCCAGTCTCCCAGATTGCCAACCTCCCTCTTGGCAAAGTGGTCTCAGCCCTCCCGCCTTCGGTGATGGGGAagaccccagcccagccccccgCCGCCAGCTCCCCGGCCTCCCCTCTGCTGGGGGGGTACACGGTGCTGGCATCTGCTGGCTCCACCTTCCCCGGCACGGTGGAGATCCACCCGGACGCTTCCAACCTGACGGTGCTGAGCACGGCTGCAGTCCAGGACGGCAGCACGGTGGTGAAGGTGGTgagccccttccagctcctgaCGCTGCCAGGACTTGGCACGACCATCCAGAATGTGACACAAATAGCTCCCAGTGGGAGCACGGTCGTGACTGTCCCGTCCGGTGCCACTGAGGCCGCCGGGGACGAGCATGCTGCCGCCGCCATCGAGGTGACTGCAGTGGCTGATGAGGCGGAGCAGAAGTGA
- the STMN3 gene encoding stathmin-3, producing MASTVSAYKEKMKELSLLSLICSCFHTQPHPNTIYQYGDMEVKQLDKRASGQSFEVILKSPSDLSPESPILSSPPKKKDLSLEELQRRLEAAEERRKTQEAQVLKQLAEKREHEREVLHKALEENNNFSRLAEEKLNYKMELSREIREAHLAALRERLREKELHAAEVRRNKEQREEISG from the exons ATGGCCAGCACCGTCTCAG cctacaaggagaaaatgaaggagCTGTCTCTGCTCTCCCTCATCTGCTCCTGTTTCCACacccaaccccatcccaacaCCATCTACCAGTATGGAG aTATGGAGGTGAAGCAGCTGGATAAGAGGGCATCAGGCCAGAGCTTCGAAGTGATCCTGAAGTCCCCTTCAGATTTATCTCCTGAGAGCCCAatcctttcctcccctcccaagAAGAAGGATCTGTCCCTGGAGGAGCTCCAGAGGAGGCTGGAGGCTgcagaagagaggaggaag ACCCAGGAGGCGCAGGTGCTGAAGCAGCTGGCGGAGAAGAGGGAACACGAGCGGGAGGTGCTGCACAAGGCGCTGGAGGAGAACAACAACTTCAGCCGCCTGGCCGAGGAGAAGCTCAACTACAAgatggagctgagcagggagatCCGTGAGGCACATCTCGCTGCCTTGAGGGAGCGGCTCCGCGAGAAG GAACTGCACGCAGCCGAAGTCCGCAGGAACAAGGAACAGCGGGAGGAGATCTCTGGATAA